A region of Streptomyces halobius DNA encodes the following proteins:
- a CDS encoding chorismate mutase: protein MSTQTTTPAPAATTVQDTGAHTPEAARVIADARSRIDELDGRIIGLVQERMAVSAVIQRERINSGGRRVNLSREMEILSHYRDQLGKPGTALAMTLLELARGRV from the coding sequence ATGAGCACCCAGACCACGACCCCGGCCCCGGCCGCGACGACCGTCCAGGACACCGGCGCCCACACACCGGAGGCGGCCCGTGTGATCGCCGACGCGCGCAGCCGGATCGACGAGCTCGACGGCCGGATCATCGGCCTCGTCCAGGAACGGATGGCCGTCTCGGCCGTCATCCAACGCGAGCGGATCAACTCCGGCGGCCGGCGGGTGAACCTGTCCCGCGAGATGGAGATCCTGTCCCACTACAGGGACCAGCTGGGCAAGCCGGGCACCGCCCTGGCGATGACCCTGCTGGAGCTGGCCCGGGGCCGGGTCTGA
- the guaA gene encoding glutamine-hydrolyzing GMP synthase codes for MSSGPPAAAPDVVLVVDFGAQYAQLIARRVREARVYSEIVPSTMPVAEMLAKNPKAIILSGGPSSVYAEDAPSIDRALFEAGVPVFGMCYGFQLMATTLGGTVDNTGAREYGRTPLTVSRPGSTLFEGTPTQQPVWMSHGDACSAAPEGFTVTASTDVVPVAAFENDEKKLYGVQHHPEVMHSTYGQQVLEHFLYRGAGIEPSWTMGNIIEEQVAAIRKQVGSKRAICGLSGGVDSAVAAALVQKAIGDQLTCVYVDHGLMRKGESEQVEKDFVAATGVQLKVVEAEERFLDALAGVSEPEQKRKIIGREFIRVFEQAQAELVAEAGAEGEEVAFLVQGTLYPDIVESGGGTGTANIKSHHNVGGLPDDIEFELVEPLRQLFKDEVRMVGSELGLPDEIVHRQPFPGPGLGIRIVGEVTKDRLDLLRAADAIAREELTAAGLDREIWQCPVVLLADVRSVGVQGDGRTYGHPIVLRPVSSEDAMTADWTRMPYEVLARISTRITNEVADVNRVVLDVTSKPPGTIEWE; via the coding sequence GTGTCATCAGGACCCCCTGCCGCCGCCCCGGACGTCGTCCTCGTAGTCGACTTCGGCGCGCAGTACGCCCAGCTCATCGCCCGCCGCGTCCGCGAGGCACGGGTCTACAGCGAGATCGTGCCGTCCACCATGCCGGTGGCCGAGATGCTCGCCAAGAACCCGAAGGCGATCATCCTGTCCGGCGGCCCGTCGTCGGTCTACGCCGAAGACGCCCCCAGTATCGACCGTGCCCTCTTCGAGGCCGGTGTCCCGGTCTTCGGCATGTGCTACGGCTTCCAGCTGATGGCCACCACCCTCGGCGGCACCGTCGACAACACGGGCGCGCGCGAGTACGGCCGCACCCCGCTGACCGTCTCCAGGCCCGGGTCCACGCTCTTCGAGGGCACCCCGACCCAGCAGCCGGTGTGGATGTCGCACGGCGACGCGTGCAGCGCCGCCCCCGAGGGCTTCACGGTCACCGCGTCGACCGACGTCGTCCCCGTGGCGGCCTTCGAGAACGACGAGAAGAAGCTCTACGGCGTGCAGCACCACCCCGAGGTGATGCACTCCACCTACGGCCAGCAGGTGCTGGAGCACTTCCTCTACCGCGGCGCGGGCATCGAGCCCAGCTGGACGATGGGGAACATCATCGAGGAGCAGGTCGCCGCGATCCGCAAGCAGGTGGGCAGCAAGCGCGCGATCTGCGGTCTGTCCGGCGGCGTGGACTCGGCGGTCGCCGCCGCCCTCGTCCAGAAGGCCATCGGTGATCAGCTGACCTGCGTGTATGTCGACCACGGCCTGATGCGCAAGGGCGAATCCGAGCAGGTCGAGAAGGACTTCGTGGCGGCCACCGGAGTCCAGCTGAAGGTCGTCGAGGCCGAGGAGCGCTTCCTCGACGCCCTGGCCGGCGTCAGCGAGCCCGAGCAGAAGCGGAAGATCATCGGCCGCGAGTTCATCCGCGTCTTCGAGCAGGCCCAGGCCGAGCTGGTCGCCGAGGCCGGCGCGGAGGGCGAGGAAGTGGCCTTCCTGGTCCAGGGCACGCTCTACCCGGACATCGTCGAGTCCGGCGGCGGCACCGGGACCGCCAACATCAAGTCGCACCACAACGTGGGCGGACTGCCCGACGACATCGAGTTCGAGCTCGTCGAGCCGCTGCGGCAGCTGTTCAAGGACGAGGTCCGGATGGTCGGCTCGGAGCTCGGCCTGCCGGACGAGATCGTCCACCGCCAGCCGTTCCCCGGCCCCGGCCTGGGCATCCGTATCGTCGGCGAGGTCACCAAGGACCGCCTCGACCTGCTCCGCGCGGCCGACGCCATCGCCCGCGAGGAGCTGACCGCGGCCGGCCTGGACCGCGAGATCTGGCAGTGCCCGGTGGTCCTCCTCGCGGACGTCCGCTCGGTCGGTGTCCAGGGCGACGGCCGCACCTACGGCCACCCGATCGTGCTGCGCCCGGTCTCCTCCGAGGACGCGATGACCGCGGACTGGACCCGGATGCCGTACGAGGTCCTGGCACGCATCTCGACCCGCATCACGAACGAGGTCGCTGACGTGAACCGGGTGGTGCTGGACGTCACCAGCAAGCCTCCGGGCACGATCGAGTGGGAGTGA